Proteins found in one Oncorhynchus keta strain PuntledgeMale-10-30-2019 chromosome 2, Oket_V2, whole genome shotgun sequence genomic segment:
- the LOC118402397 gene encoding AP-3 complex subunit mu-1-like isoform X1 yields the protein MINSLFLINPSGEIFLEKHWKSVVSRSVCDYFLEAKEKALEPEDVPPVIHTPHHYLISIYRDKLFFLSVIQTEVPPLFVIEFLHRVAEMIQDYFGECSETVVKDNMVMVYELLEEMLDNGFPLATESNVLKEMIRPPTILRSVVNTLTGTSNVGDTLPTGQLSTIPWRRAGVKYTNNEAYFDVVEEIDAIMDQSGTTVFAEIQGVVEACVKLSGMPDLTLSFMNPRLLDDVSFHPCVRYKLWESERVLSFIPPDGNFTLMTYHVNAQNLVAIPVYVKQSISFFECGSDGHLDVTVGPKQTMGKTVEGVMVTVHLPKTILSINLTATQGSYTYDNGTKLLVWDIGKLNPQKLPNLRGSLSLQAGAPKPEENPSLNIDLKIQQLAISGLKVNRLDMFGEKYKPFKGVKYITKAGKFQVRT from the exons ATGATCAACAGCCTGTTCTTGATCAACCCTTCGGGGGAGATCTTCCTGGAGAAGCACTGGAAAAGTGTGGTCAGTCGGTCGGTGTGTGACTACTTCCTGGAAGCCAAAGAGAAGGCTCTGGAACCTGAGGACGTTCCACCTGTCATACACACCCCTCATCACTACCTCATCAGCATCTACAG GGACAAGCTGTTCTTCCTCTCTGTCATCCAGACTGAGGTTCCTCCGCTGTTTGTCATTGAGTTCCTGCACCGCGTCGCAGAGATGATCCAG GACTACTTTGGGGAGTGTTCGGAGACAGTAGTCAAGGACAACATGGTGATGGTGTATGAGCTGTTGGAAGAGATGCTTGACAACGGGTTTCCCCTGGCAACCGAATCTAACGTCCTCAAAGAGATGATCAGACCACCCACCATCCTCAGATCTGTTGTCAACACACTGacag ggacCAGTAACGTTGGAGACACGTTGCCAACTGGTCAGCTGTCGACCATCCCGTGGAGGCGGGCCGGAGTGAAGTACACCAATAATGAAGCTTACTTTGACGTGGTGGAGGAGATTGACGCTATCATGGACCAATCAG GTACAACAGTGTTTGCCGAGATCCAGGGCGTGGTCGAGGCGTGTGTCAAGCTGTCTGGTATGCCCGACCTCACACTCTCCTTCATG AATCCTCGTCTCCTTGACGATGTGAGTTTCCACCCATGTGTTCGCTATAAACTCTGGGAATCTGAGCGCGTCCTCTCCTTCATTCCCCCTGATGGGAACTTCACCCTAATGACCTATCACGTCAATGCACAGAA TCTTGTAGCCATCCCAGTGTATGTGAAGCAGAGCATCAGTTTCTTTGAGTGTGGTTCTGATGGCCATCTGGACGTGACCGTTGGACCGAAGCAGACCATGGGGAAGACGGTCGAAGGGGTGATGGTCACGGTCCACTTGCCCAAAACTATCCTCAGCATCAATCTGACTGCCACACAGGGCAGTTACACATATGACAATGGTACAAAG ttGTTGGTGTGGGACATTGGAAAGTTGAACCCACAGAAGCTTCCTAACTTGCGAGGTAGTCTGAGTCTGCAGGCTGGAGCCCCCAAACCAGAGGAGAACCCCAGTCTGAACATCGACCTGAAGATACAGCAACTTGCAATATCAG GACTGAAGGTGAACAGGCTGGATATGTTTGGTGAGAAGTACAAGCCTTttaaaggggttaaatacatcaCCAAGGCTGGGAAGTTCCAGGTGCGGACTTGA
- the LOC118402397 gene encoding AP-3 complex subunit mu-1-like isoform X2 has translation MINSLFLINPSGEIFLEKHWKSVVSRSVCDYFLEAKEKALEPEDVPPVIHTPHHYLISIYRDKLFFLSVIQTEVPPLFVIEFLHRVAEMIQDYFGECSETVVKDNMVMVYELLEEMLDNGFPLATESNVLKEMIRPPTILRSVVNTLTGTSNVGDTLPTGQLSTIPWRRAGVKYTNNEAYFDVVEEIDAIMDQSGTTVFAEIQGVVEACVKLSGMPDLTLSFMNPRLLDDVSFHPCVRYKLWESERVLSFIPPDGNFTLMTYHVNAQNLVAIPVYVKQSISFFECGSDGHLDVTVGPKQTMGKTVEGVMVTVHLPKTILSINLTATQGSYTYDNGTKLLVWDIGKLNPQKLPNLRGSLSLQAGAPKPEENPSLNIDLKIQQLAISGLKVNRLDMFGEKYKPFKGVKYITKAGKFQVRT, from the exons ATGATCAACAGCCTGTTCTTGATCAACCCTTCGGGGGAGATCTTCCTGGAGAAGCACTGGAAAAGTGTGGTCAGTCGGTCGGTGTGTGACTACTTCCTGGAAGCCAAAGAGAAGGCTCTGGAACCTGAGGACGTTCCACCTGTCATACACACCCCTCATCACTACCTCATCAGCATCTACAG GGACAAGCTGTTCTTCCTCTCTGTCATCCAGACTGAGGTTCCTCCGCTGTTTGTCATTGAGTTCCTGCACCGCGTCGCAGAGATGATCCAG GACTACTTTGGGGAGTGTTCGGAGACAGTAGTCAAGGACAACATGGTGATGGTGTATGAGCTGTTGGAAGAGATGCTTGACAACGGGTTTCCCCTGGCAACCGAATCTAACGTCCTCAAAGAGATGATCAGACCACCCACCATCCTCAGATCTGTTGTCAACACACTGacag ggacCAGTAACGTTGGAGACACGTTGCCAACTGGTCAGCTGTCGACCATCCCGTGGAGGCGGGCCGGAGTGAAGTACACCAATAATGAAGCTTACTTTGACGTGGTGGAGGAGATTGACGCTATCATGGACCAATCAG GTACAACAGTGTTTGCCGAGATCCAGGGCGTGGTCGAGGCGTGTGTCAAGCTGTCTGGTATGCCCGACCTCACACTCTCCTTCATG AATCCTCGTCTCCTTGACGATGTGAGTTTCCACCCATGTGTTCGCTATAAACTCTGGGAATCTGAGCGCGTCCTCTCCTTCATTCCCCCTGATGGGAACTTCACCCTAATGACCTATCACGTCAATGCACAGAA TCTTGTAGCCATCCCAGTGTATGTGAAGCAGAGCATCAGTTTCTTTGAGTGTGGTTCTGATGGCCATCTGGACGTGACCGTTGGACCGAAGCAGACCATGGGGAAGACGGTCGAAGGGGTGATGGTCACGGTCCACTTGCCCAAAACTATCCTCAGCATCAATCTGACTGCCACACAGGGCAGTTACACATATGACAATGGTACAAAG ttGTTGGTGTGGGACATTGGAAAGTTGAACCCACAGAAGCTTCCTAACTTGCGAGGTAGTCTGAGTCTGCAGGCTGGAGCCCCCAAACCAGAGGAGAACCCCAGTCTGAACATCGACCTGAAGATACAGCAACTTGCAATATCAG
- the LOC118402397 gene encoding AP-3 complex subunit mu-1-like isoform X3, giving the protein MCILNQASVYSGQTTLTVQHSFIPATLALEQRRDKLFFLSVIQTEVPPLFVIEFLHRVAEMIQDYFGECSETVVKDNMVMVYELLEEMLDNGFPLATESNVLKEMIRPPTILRSVVNTLTGTSNVGDTLPTGQLSTIPWRRAGVKYTNNEAYFDVVEEIDAIMDQSGTTVFAEIQGVVEACVKLSGMPDLTLSFMNPRLLDDVSFHPCVRYKLWESERVLSFIPPDGNFTLMTYHVNAQNLVAIPVYVKQSISFFECGSDGHLDVTVGPKQTMGKTVEGVMVTVHLPKTILSINLTATQGSYTYDNGTKLLVWDIGKLNPQKLPNLRGSLSLQAGAPKPEENPSLNIDLKIQQLAISGLKVNRLDMFGEKYKPFKGVKYITKAGKFQVRT; this is encoded by the exons ATGTGCATATTAAATCAGGCTTCTGTGTATAGTGGCCAGACTACTCTGACAGTGCAACACAGTTTTATTCCTGCCACTCTAGCACTGGAACAACGCAG GGACAAGCTGTTCTTCCTCTCTGTCATCCAGACTGAGGTTCCTCCGCTGTTTGTCATTGAGTTCCTGCACCGCGTCGCAGAGATGATCCAG GACTACTTTGGGGAGTGTTCGGAGACAGTAGTCAAGGACAACATGGTGATGGTGTATGAGCTGTTGGAAGAGATGCTTGACAACGGGTTTCCCCTGGCAACCGAATCTAACGTCCTCAAAGAGATGATCAGACCACCCACCATCCTCAGATCTGTTGTCAACACACTGacag ggacCAGTAACGTTGGAGACACGTTGCCAACTGGTCAGCTGTCGACCATCCCGTGGAGGCGGGCCGGAGTGAAGTACACCAATAATGAAGCTTACTTTGACGTGGTGGAGGAGATTGACGCTATCATGGACCAATCAG GTACAACAGTGTTTGCCGAGATCCAGGGCGTGGTCGAGGCGTGTGTCAAGCTGTCTGGTATGCCCGACCTCACACTCTCCTTCATG AATCCTCGTCTCCTTGACGATGTGAGTTTCCACCCATGTGTTCGCTATAAACTCTGGGAATCTGAGCGCGTCCTCTCCTTCATTCCCCCTGATGGGAACTTCACCCTAATGACCTATCACGTCAATGCACAGAA TCTTGTAGCCATCCCAGTGTATGTGAAGCAGAGCATCAGTTTCTTTGAGTGTGGTTCTGATGGCCATCTGGACGTGACCGTTGGACCGAAGCAGACCATGGGGAAGACGGTCGAAGGGGTGATGGTCACGGTCCACTTGCCCAAAACTATCCTCAGCATCAATCTGACTGCCACACAGGGCAGTTACACATATGACAATGGTACAAAG ttGTTGGTGTGGGACATTGGAAAGTTGAACCCACAGAAGCTTCCTAACTTGCGAGGTAGTCTGAGTCTGCAGGCTGGAGCCCCCAAACCAGAGGAGAACCCCAGTCTGAACATCGACCTGAAGATACAGCAACTTGCAATATCAG GACTGAAGGTGAACAGGCTGGATATGTTTGGTGAGAAGTACAAGCCTTttaaaggggttaaatacatcaCCAAGGCTGGGAAGTTCCAGGTGCGGACTTGA